A stretch of the Orcinus orca chromosome 1, mOrcOrc1.1, whole genome shotgun sequence genome encodes the following:
- the SLC45A1 gene encoding proton-associated sugar transporter A isoform X4, whose product MDFSADSADSPSHAYMMDVCSPADQDRGLNIHALLAGLGGGFGYVVGGIHWDKTGFGRALGGQLRVIYIFTAAVLSISTVLTLVSIPERPLRPPAEKRPAMKSPSLPLPPSPPVLGEEGPGQTVPCPPASSLHTNFSSPISPLSPLTPKYGSFISRDSSLTGINEFASSFATSNIDSVLIDCFTGGHDSHLAIPGSAPRQAISVSFPRAPDGFYHRDRGLGDRRDVALATGPDGDVLRVGSLDTSKPRSAGILKRPQTLAIPDTAGGGGPDTSRRRNVTFSQQVANILLNGVKYESELTGPREPSGQPPSMRHLCFTICNMPKALRHLCLNHFLGWLSFEGMLLFYTDFMGEVVFQGDPKAPHTSEAYQKYNSGVTVGCWGMCIYAFSAAFYSAILEKLEEHLSVRTLYFIAYLAFGLGTGLATLSRNLYVVLSLCITYGILFSTLCTLPYSLLCDYYQSKQFAGSSADGTRRGMGVDISLLSCQYFLAQILVSLVLGPLTSAVGSANGVMYFSSLVSFLGCLYSSLFVVYEIPPGDAATAEEHRPLLLNV is encoded by the exons GTCTCGGAGGAGGGTTCGGGTATGTGGTCGGGGGGATCCACTGGGATAAAACCGGCTTCGGGAGAGCCCTGGGCGGGCAGCTGCGGGTCATCTATATCTTCACGGCCGCCGTCCTGAGCATCTCCACCGTCCTGACCCTGGTCAGCATCCCCGAGAGACCCCTGCGGCCCCCGGCCGAGAAGAGGCCGGCCATGAAGAGCCCCAGCCTCCcgctgcctccctcccctcctgtcctGGGTGAGGAGGGCCCCGGCCAGACAGTCCCCTGCCCGCCGGCCAGCAGCCTCCACACCAACTTCTCCAGCCCCATCTCCCCGCTGAGCCCCCTCACGCCCAAGTACGGCAGCTTCATCAGCAGGGACAGTTCCCTGACGGGCATCAACGAGTTCGCCTCGTCCTTCGCCACGTCCAACATAGACAGCGTGCTCATCGACTGCTTCACGGGTGGCCACGACAGCCACCTGGCCATCCCCGGCAGCGCCCCAAGGCAGGCAATCAGTGTCAGCTTCCCCCGGGCCCCCGACGGCTTCTACCACCGGGACCGCGGCCTCGGGGACCGGAGGGACGTCGCCCTGGCCACCGGCCCCGACGGGGACGTGCTGAGGGTGGGCTCCTTGGACACCTCCAAGCCACGGTCGGCTGGCATCCTAAAGAGACCCCAGACCCTGGCCATCCCGGACACAGCCGGAGGAGGTGGCCCCGACACCAGCAGGAGAAGGAACGTGACCTTCAGTCAACAG GTGGCCAATATTTTACTGAATGGCGTGAAATACGAGAGTGAGCTGACGGGCCCCAGGGAGCCGTCGGGGCAGCCGCCGTCCATGAGGCACCTCTGCTTCACCATCTGCAACATGCCCAAGGCCCTGCGGCACCTCTGCCTCAACCACTTCCTGG ggtGGCTCTCCTTCGAGGGGATGCTTCTCTTCTACACGGACTTCATGGGCGAGGTGGTATTTCAGGGGGACCCCAAGGCCCCGCACACGTCGGAGGCGTATCAGAAATACAACAGCGGGGTCACCGTGGGCTGCTGGGGGATGTGCATCTACGCCTTCAGCGCTGCCTTCTACTCAG CTATTCTGGAGAAGCTGGAGGAGCACCTCAGTGTCCGCACGCTGTACTTCATCGCCTACCTGGCCTTCGGCCTGGGGACTGGGCTTGCCACCCTTTCCAGGAACCTCTACGTGGTTCTGTCCCTCTGCATCACCTACGGGATTTTGTTTTCCACCCTGTGCACCCTGCCCTACTCGTTGCTGTGCGACTACTACCAAAGCAAGCAG TTTGCAGGGTCCAGCGCCGACGGCACCCGGCGGGGCATGGGCGTGGACATCTCCCTGCTGAGCTGCCAGTACTTCCTGGCCCAGATCCTGGTGTCCCTGGTGCTAGGGCCTCTGACCTCGGCTGTGGGCAGCGCCAACGGGGTGATGTACTTCTCCAGCCTGGTGTCCTTCCTGGGCTGCTTGTACTCCTCCCTGTTTGTCGTCTACGAAATCCCTCCCGGTGACGCTGCCACCGCCGAGGAGCACCGGCCCCTCCTGCTGAATGTCTGA